Part of the Nitrospirota bacterium genome is shown below.
AGCTACGAGCGCCACGCGCTGCTCAATCATTTCGTGCTCTCCCTGCCGCCCGAGCTGACAGTCACCGACGGTCCTGGCCTCGAGGGATCGAGCCGGTGAAGGGACCAGGCCTGCTCGCCACTCTGTGTTGAAGGAGATGTGCCGCCCGCTCACGCCCGGCGGCAGGCAGGCTGATCGGACAGGTTCTCGCCAGTCATACCGCCCGACGTTCTTCGTCGAATGAGGTATTGCAAGAGGGCGTCGGCCGAGAGCAGTCCAGGCCCGTGCAGCACGAAGTAGAGGAAGAGAATCCCCCAGTAGAAGGCTTCTTGTAACGCGGCCTCCGAGAGCTGTCCGTACGAGATCGAGGCGACGATATTGAGCCCGAAGAGCGAAAGGGCCGCCCATCGTCCCCCCAGTCCGATCGCCAGGAGAAACGAGCCGCCCAATTCGATCGCGGTCGCCAGATAGGCGGCGACTTCGGGCGGCAGCAGCGGCACATCGTAGACGAGGGTAAAGAGCATCACCGTCGACATCCAACTGGACAGCTTGACCATGCCGCCTTTCCAGAAAATATGGGCGAGGTACAGGCGGACGCCGAGGTCGAACACGGGCAGCAGCGACTCCAGCGCCCAGACCAGGCGGCGATAGCCGGAAACGGCGAGGGCCGCCGCGCGCGTCAGCCGGGCCGTACGCGGGCTCACGGCGTCTCCTCCCCGGAACACGCGCTCAACACTCCAAGCCTGAGCAGGGTCGCCGCAAACCGTGACCAGTCAAACTCCGGATCGGCCTCAACCGCCATCCGTTCGACTTCGGCCACGTGCTTCCCGTCCGCCATGGCTTCGAGCAATCGATGGTCCAGCGGAGCCAGTGGCGTCACCTCGACCTTCCCGCCGACTCGCGTCACGACGACCCCGGTGTCTTCCTCCCGAAGCGGCAGGTCTACCGCGTCATTGCTCGGCGCCTCCGGCTGCAGCGCCAGCCAGACGCGATGCACCGGCAAGGAGAAATGCAGGAGTCGAGCCGCCGCATGAAGGCGGACCGTCACGCGCGACGGATCCAGCGAGGTCATGGCCTCCAGGTGATCCCGGGACAGCGGCGGAGAGTCGGCGGCTTGATGCACCTCATGGCAGGCCCACTCGAGTTTCGCCAACTCCACGAGCACCCGAGGCGCCTGCACCGCCTGGAGAAGCGCCGGGAGACGGCGCCCGTACCCAAAGAGATCGCCGCTGGTCGAAGGCTCGCGCTGCAGGTATCCGCGCGCGAGGATGTCGAAGTACCGAGGCCCGACGAGCCGGCGCAGAACGGGATAGGTGACCGCGAGCACCTGCGTGTAGTTGATCCGGATCAGGCGGCGATAGAGCGCCAGGCTCCGCAGGGCGCTCCCTTCCGGCACGATCGCCCCCACGACGGCATGGGGCTTCCCGCCCACGAGTGCCTCGACGAACGCGTGCTGGAGTTCACGAAGCCGCGACATGGCTGCCCCTCAGAATCGCATCCGCCTGCCGGGCCTGGGCGACCAGCACGGAAAGCGGCGGCAGATTGGTGTCCCATTCGATCAGCGTCGGTCGAGGGCCGATGCGACCGATCGTCCACTCGTACAGTTCCCAGACTTTCTGATGCACCACCCGGCCATGCGTATCGACCAGCCAGCTCCCGAAGCGGTCGAAGCCCGCCAAGTGAAGCTCCTCAACCGCCTGGGCCGGAATCGCTCTCAGAAAAACAAGAGGATCTTCGCCGAAGTTGACGGCGTTGACATACACATTGTTGAGATCGAGCAGAATCCGGCAGCCGGTTCTCCGAGCGACCTCAGCGATGAACTCTCCCTCCGGCACGATGGAATCCCGCCAGGCGAGATAGCGGGTGATGTTCTCGATGAGCAGCGGCCGCCGCAAGACTTCCTGAACTTCCTCGATTCGTGCACAGACATGCTCCAGGCTTTCCGTGGTGTAGGGAAGAGGCAGCAACTCGTTCACGAACCGACCTCCGGCGGAACTCCAGGAGAGATGCTCCGATACGAATACGGGCTCGAAGCGGTCGATCAACGCTTTGAGTTTATGAAGATGATCGCGGTCGATCGGATCGGTGGAGCCGAGGGAGAGTCCGACCCCGTGAAAACTCAAGGGGTACAGGGCCCTGATCCGCTCAAGCATGCGGAGAGCCATCCCTCCCTCTCCGAAGTAATTCTCCGGATGGGTTTCCATCCAGGCGACCGGCGGAGGCTCCTCCAGAATCTCTCGGAAGTGATGCGAGCGAAGCCCGATCCCGGCTTGCGCCGGGATCGGAGGTGATGAGACGAACGCAGTCATTGGCGATGGCCCTACATTTTTTTCTTCATCATCTCTTTCATTTTGGCCAGATCGTCCTTGGTGATCGGCAGCACCTTGCCGTTCGCGATCTTCGCGCACAGTCCTTTCGGCAGGAACACATAGGAATCGGGCTCGTTGTCGCTCTTGGCCATGCCGACGCAGGAATGGAGGCTGGTCTTGATCGCGCAGTCGTTCATCCCGGCCCTGGCGACACCGCCGCAGGCCTCCCAGCCGGAGGGCAGCTCCGGCATCTTGGGCGGTTCGGCAAACGCCTGGGTTCCTACCACACTCAGTGCGGCCAACAGTGCGGAATTGAACACGGCGTGCTTCTTATTCGTCTTTGCATTCATGGGTCTCTCCTTTCGATAGTCGTAAATGTGTTCGGCCTCTCCGCTCACGCTGGTCGCTACTCACGGCGATTTCCTCACGACACCTCCTTTCGATACGCGTGAAAGGACCGGCGAGCCCCTCTCAGCCTACCCGGGAGACTCACGATACGCTGTGAGGCAGCTTACAGTTGCCGTAGAAGTATCGGACGGCGAATCAAGCGGGACATCGGCTGCGATCGGCTTCCGGTCAGAACCAATGTTCGGACGGTCGAGGCACGGTGTCCGTGCGCTCGCGCCCTCCCCCCTTTCCAATCCTGAACAACGGGAAAGGGAATAAAGGTCAGACGATCCCGAGAAAGACGGCAAGGGAGCGGTCGACGCTGTCGACGCGGACCATCATGGAGTAATGGGGACAGACCTTGTTCTGTGCGCACAACAGTATGAGGCTGTCGCTTAAGGCCTGATGCATAACACAAGGTCTGACCCCACTTTTCAACCCCGATGCTGGGCGTTAGGCCGCGCTTGGGACACGCCACAGACGCTTGCACGGCCACATCAAATGTGTTACATCGTCACACATGAAAGCATCGACCGTGACAATCCGCCTCGACGCCAAGATGCAGCGCGAACTGGATCGCTTAAGCCGCCAGTTAGGACGCAGCCGCAGCGACATTGTTCGCGACGCCGTGAGACGGCAGGTCGCTCTCCTACGATTTGAGCGGTCGCGCCGCGCGTTGTTGCCTCTCGCCGAGGCGCAGGGCATCCTCACCGACGAGGACGTGTTTCGCATCGTGTCGTGAGGGTCTTTCTCGACACCAACGTGCTGGTCAGTGCGTACACGGCCCGCGGCATCTGCGCCGACCTCCTACGGTACATCCTCGCCGAGCATGAATTACTCACAGGGGAGGTGAACCTTGTTGAACTGCGGCACGTGTTGGGGGGTCGATTCCGCGCGTCACCAGAGCTGATCGCCGCCGTCGAAGCGGAGCTCCGCGATGCAACGATCGTTCCGAAGCCCGCGAAACCTTCCCCGCTTCCCATTCGCGACTTCGACGACCGGTGGGTGCTTGCGTCGGCGGTGGCTGGCCATGCCGATCTGCTGGTCACGGGAGACCAAGACCTCTTGGCGGTCGCACGTCAGGCTCCGCTCGCCATCGTCGATCCGCGCGGCTGTTGGGATCGTCTCCGCAAGTAGCGGTGCCGCTCCGTAGAGTGAGCTGGCAAGGGGCTTTTCTCGGAAACGCCGATGGATGAATAGTCAGACGAAGGAACGGGGTCACCATCACGTTGACGAATCCCTGATGCAGAAACAAGAACCCCCTACCAGGCGACCGACCCAGACCGCCTGTGATTCCAATTCATCGATCCGGGATATGCTGCGGGCTGATCGGCTGATAGACTGCGCAATTCGCAATCTATCTCGGCCAGCTCCGCGCAGCGATCCCTTGCTAGCCCGCATTATTCAGGACCGCTTCTCCTGCAACCGCCGATACGCCGCTGCGCCAAGGCTGGCCGCGCCGTACAGCGCCC
Proteins encoded:
- a CDS encoding ribbon-helix-helix protein, CopG family; protein product: MKASTVTIRLDAKMQRELDRLSRQLGRSRSDIVRDAVRRQVALLRFERSRRALLPLAEAQGILTDEDVFRIVS
- a CDS encoding DNA-binding domain-containing protein, translating into MSRLRELQHAFVEALVGGKPHAVVGAIVPEGSALRSLALYRRLIRINYTQVLAVTYPVLRRLVGPRYFDILARGYLQREPSTSGDLFGYGRRLPALLQAVQAPRVLVELAKLEWACHEVHQAADSPPLSRDHLEAMTSLDPSRVTVRLHAAARLLHFSLPVHRVWLALQPEAPSNDAVDLPLREEDTGVVVTRVGGKVEVTPLAPLDHRLLEAMADGKHVAEVERMAVEADPEFDWSRFAATLLRLGVLSACSGEETP
- a CDS encoding DUF2282 domain-containing protein, yielding MNAKTNKKHAVFNSALLAALSVVGTQAFAEPPKMPELPSGWEACGGVARAGMNDCAIKTSLHSCVGMAKSDNEPDSYVFLPKGLCAKIANGKVLPITKDDLAKMKEMMKKKM
- a CDS encoding DoxX family protein, which codes for MSPRTARLTRAAALAVSGYRRLVWALESLLPVFDLGVRLYLAHIFWKGGMVKLSSWMSTVMLFTLVYDVPLLPPEVAAYLATAIELGGSFLLAIGLGGRWAALSLFGLNIVASISYGQLSEAALQEAFYWGILFLYFVLHGPGLLSADALLQYLIRRRTSGGMTGENLSDQPACRRA
- a CDS encoding DUF692 domain-containing protein encodes the protein MTAFVSSPPIPAQAGIGLRSHHFREILEEPPPVAWMETHPENYFGEGGMALRMLERIRALYPLSFHGVGLSLGSTDPIDRDHLHKLKALIDRFEPVFVSEHLSWSSAGGRFVNELLPLPYTTESLEHVCARIEEVQEVLRRPLLIENITRYLAWRDSIVPEGEFIAEVARRTGCRILLDLNNVYVNAVNFGEDPLVFLRAIPAQAVEELHLAGFDRFGSWLVDTHGRVVHQKVWELYEWTIGRIGPRPTLIEWDTNLPPLSVLVAQARQADAILRGSHVAAS
- a CDS encoding putative toxin-antitoxin system toxin component, PIN family, whose amino-acid sequence is MRVFLDTNVLVSAYTARGICADLLRYILAEHELLTGEVNLVELRHVLGGRFRASPELIAAVEAELRDATIVPKPAKPSPLPIRDFDDRWVLASAVAGHADLLVTGDQDLLAVARQAPLAIVDPRGCWDRLRK